A single Oryza brachyantha chromosome 8, ObraRS2, whole genome shotgun sequence DNA region contains:
- the LOC102702679 gene encoding cyclin-dependent kinase C-3: MAGEEAPPGALNLAEYAPAGARTVDCFRRIRKIGEGTYGEVFEAMDIITGERAALKKIKLDDGKEGFPRQILREIKLLKKLNHENIIRLKEIVVSPGLAHGTGGSDDYMYRGDIYMVFEYMDHDLKKVLHHSSPSQVKYYMEQLLNGLHYCHVNNVLHRDIKGANLLISGGGKLLKLADFGLARPFTRDGSFTNHVITLWYRPPELLLGATNYAEAVDIWSVGCIFAEFLLRKPLFPGRTEQEQLSKIFELCGFPNEENWPGVSKLPLYKTIHPTTPTKRRLRDIFHSFESHAVDLIDRMLILNPTQRISAQEALCAAYFMTNL, translated from the exons atggccggggaggaggcgccgccggGAGCGCTAAACCTGGCCGAGTacgcccccgccggcgcccgcaCCGTCGATTGCTTCAGGCGCATCCGCAAGATCGGCGAGGGCACCTACGG TGAAGTATTCGAGGCTATGGATATTATAACTGGAGAAAGAGCAGCacttaagaaaataaaactggATGATGGAAAAGAAGGG TTTCCACGTCAAATCTTGCGCGAGATTAAGCTACTAAAAAAGCTGAACCATGAGAACATCATCAGATTGAAAGAGATTGTAGTATCTCCAG gTTTGGCACATGGAACAGGAGGATCAG ATGATTACATGTATAGAGGAGATATCTATATGGTTTTCGAATATATGGATCATGATTTGAAGAAAGTCTTGCACCACAGTAGCCCATCCCAAGTCAAG TATTATATGGAGCAGTTGTTAAATGGATTGCACTACTGCCATGTCAACAATGTACTTCATCGTGATATCAAAG GGGCTAATCTTCTAATAAGTGGTGGTGGTAAGCTGTTAAAGCTCGCCGATTTTGGCCTTGCAAGGCCATTCACTAGAGACGGAAGTTTCACAAATCATGTGATAACTCTATGGTACCG ACCCCCAGAGTTGCTCCTCGGTGCCACAAATTATGCTGAAGCAGTGGATATTTGGTCAGTTGGTTGCATATTTGCAGAATTTTTATTGAGGAAACCATTATTTCCTGGCAGAACTGAG CAAGAGCAactatcaaaaatatttgaactCTGTGGATTTCCAAATGAGGAAAACTGGCCAGGAGTATCCAAACTGCCATTGTACAAGACTATCCATCCTACAACCCCAACCAAACGACGTTTGAGAGATATTTTCCACAG CTTTGAGAGTCATGCCGTGGATTTAATTGATCGCATGTTGATCCTTAATCCTACTCAG AGAATTTCCGCACAAGAAGCTCTTTGTGCAGCATACTTCATGACTAATCTCTAG